In a genomic window of Nitratireductor basaltis:
- a CDS encoding 2-hydroxyacid dehydrogenase, whose protein sequence is MDKPVILQMGEYPAWDETPLNARFDMRRIFDATDADAFLAEHAPYARGIATRGELGASRAVIDACPKLEIVSVYGVGYDAVDLDACRARGIQVTNTPDVLSGDVADFAVAMMLAQSRGIVAGDGWVRNGDWTKRGAMPLQRRAFGRRAGILGLGRIGFEIAKRLSGFDMKISYTDVAPKHYAQDWTFVATPEELATQCDFLFVAAAASRETRHIVNGDVLAALGPDGMLINVSRASNVDEDALIAALSDGTLGAAALDVFEGEPALDERFLSVPNIMLQPHQASGTVETRKAMGALLRANLEAHFSGKPLISPVSEVAP, encoded by the coding sequence ATGGACAAGCCTGTTATCCTGCAGATGGGGGAATATCCCGCGTGGGACGAAACCCCACTGAACGCCCGCTTCGACATGCGTCGCATCTTTGACGCGACCGATGCAGATGCGTTCCTTGCGGAACATGCTCCCTATGCGCGAGGCATTGCGACACGCGGCGAACTTGGTGCGTCCCGTGCCGTGATCGATGCCTGTCCAAAGCTGGAGATCGTATCGGTTTACGGTGTCGGATATGATGCGGTCGATCTGGACGCATGTCGAGCCCGAGGCATTCAAGTCACAAACACGCCAGACGTATTGTCAGGCGACGTTGCTGATTTCGCGGTAGCGATGATGCTGGCTCAAAGCCGCGGCATCGTGGCTGGGGACGGCTGGGTCCGCAATGGCGACTGGACCAAACGGGGAGCTATGCCACTGCAGCGCCGGGCATTCGGACGTCGCGCCGGAATCCTCGGGCTGGGGCGCATCGGCTTTGAGATCGCCAAGCGGCTTTCGGGCTTTGACATGAAAATCTCTTATACCGATGTTGCGCCTAAGCATTACGCACAGGACTGGACCTTCGTTGCGACACCCGAAGAACTCGCCACGCAATGTGATTTCCTTTTTGTCGCTGCCGCGGCCTCCCGGGAAACCCGACATATCGTGAACGGCGACGTGCTGGCCGCGCTGGGCCCCGATGGCATGTTGATCAATGTATCGAGAGCATCCAACGTGGATGAGGACGCCCTGATCGCAGCGTTGAGCGATGGCACGCTAGGTGCTGCCGCCCTTGATGTCTTCGAAGGCGAACCGGCCCTTGATGAGAGGTTCCTGTCGGTACCCAACATCATGCTGCAACCACACCAGGCCTCCGGCACGGTAGAGACCCGCAAAGCCATGGGCGCTTTGCTACGGGCCAATCTAGAAGCCCATTTCAGCGGCAAGCCGCTGATTAGCCCGGTATCTGAGGTAGCACCATGA
- a CDS encoding L-idonate 5-dehydrogenase — MKALVIHAPKDLRLDDATADAGRPLAAGEIRIKVAAGGVCGSDLHYYHHGGFGNVRLREPMILGHEVSGHVVETGAGVSGLREGDLVAVSPSRPCGACTYCHLGQPNHCENMRFYGSAMPFPHIQGAFREELIASAIQCVPANGLTAGEAAMAEPLAVTLHAMHRAGPLLGKNVLITGCGPIGLLAIASARLAGAASITATDLSDFTLEMARRMGADRVINTGTHADGLAEFNVGKGHFDVLFECTGVASALIPALSTMRPRGVVVQLGLGADMQLPITLIAAKELDLRGSFRFHAEFATGVLAMQQKRIDVRPLITHEFALEDAEKAFQAASDRSCAIKTQIQFSA, encoded by the coding sequence ATGAAAGCTCTTGTCATTCATGCCCCCAAGGACCTTCGCCTCGATGACGCCACGGCAGATGCAGGTCGTCCCCTTGCCGCTGGCGAAATACGCATCAAGGTAGCTGCCGGCGGGGTCTGCGGGTCCGACCTGCACTACTACCATCACGGTGGTTTCGGCAATGTCCGCTTGCGTGAACCGATGATCCTGGGCCATGAAGTTTCCGGCCATGTGGTAGAAACCGGGGCGGGTGTCAGCGGCCTGAGGGAGGGCGATCTGGTCGCTGTATCGCCTTCGCGACCCTGCGGCGCCTGCACATATTGCCACCTTGGCCAGCCCAACCACTGCGAGAACATGCGCTTTTACGGCTCTGCAATGCCGTTCCCGCATATTCAGGGCGCGTTCCGCGAGGAATTGATCGCGAGTGCCATCCAATGCGTGCCGGCCAATGGACTAACGGCAGGTGAAGCAGCGATGGCCGAACCGTTGGCCGTAACGCTTCACGCGATGCATCGCGCGGGACCGCTACTCGGCAAAAACGTCTTGATCACCGGTTGCGGGCCGATCGGTTTGCTGGCGATCGCCTCGGCGAGATTGGCAGGTGCGGCAAGCATCACCGCGACTGACCTTTCGGACTTTACGCTGGAGATGGCGCGCCGCATGGGCGCCGATCGCGTTATCAACACCGGCACTCATGCGGACGGCCTTGCGGAGTTCAACGTCGGAAAGGGGCACTTCGATGTACTCTTTGAATGCACAGGCGTTGCATCTGCATTGATCCCTGCCTTGTCCACCATGAGACCTCGGGGTGTGGTTGTGCAACTGGGGTTGGGAGCCGACATGCAACTGCCGATCACCCTGATTGCGGCCAAGGAACTCGACCTGCGGGGGTCTTTCCGGTTCCATGCCGAATTTGCGACAGGTGTTTTGGCGATGCAGCAAAAACGCATCGACGTGCGGCCGCTGATCACGCACGAATTCGCGTTGGAAGATGCCGAGAAAGCGTTTCAAGCGGCATCAGACCGGAGCTGCGCGATCAAAACCCAGATCCAATTTTCGGCCTAG
- a CDS encoding TRAP transporter large permease has translation MGAIVSSLFGLLFGTLAAGAWIGIALLSTAIGLMLMFTHIPIDKLFPQYVFNILTTPDLVALPLFILMGEFLFRTKISETLFTGLAPWTGLLPGRLLHVNIVGCSIFAAISGSSAATTQVVGRMTLKELLSRGYSPELAIGGLAGAGTLGFLIPPSTVMIMYGVLANESILRLFTAGFLPGLLLASTFGAYIMIRSALKPDLIPEGERALRHMPLRERFAALRGLAPALFLILCVLGSMYGGLATPSEAAALGVVGAFLVSLYQRCLSLKVLRDIVLGAVQTCSVMGIIILGASVLGNVTSTLGIPAAVANFVTALDLSPIVLILALIGLYLVLGTALEGFSMIATTLPVVLPLVEAAGFDKVWFGIFMVLVVEMAQITPPVAFNFAVIQNITGRSTGYIAKVTFPFLLIMILFVILLALFPQIVTIMPDLLLG, from the coding sequence ATGGGAGCGATCGTTTCCAGCCTGTTCGGGCTGCTTTTCGGAACTCTGGCGGCGGGCGCGTGGATTGGAATTGCCTTGCTGTCCACCGCGATCGGGCTGATGCTTATGTTTACGCATATCCCGATCGACAAGCTGTTCCCGCAATACGTCTTCAATATCCTGACAACGCCTGATCTGGTCGCGCTGCCGTTGTTCATCCTGATGGGTGAATTCCTTTTCCGCACGAAGATTTCAGAGACGCTGTTCACCGGACTTGCCCCGTGGACGGGGTTGCTGCCCGGTCGGCTATTGCACGTTAACATCGTCGGCTGTTCAATCTTTGCTGCGATTTCAGGCTCTTCGGCTGCAACAACTCAGGTCGTTGGCCGCATGACGTTGAAAGAACTGTTGTCGCGCGGCTATTCACCGGAACTGGCTATCGGGGGGCTCGCAGGGGCAGGAACTCTTGGCTTTCTGATCCCGCCTTCAACCGTGATGATCATGTATGGCGTTTTGGCTAATGAATCGATTCTGCGCCTGTTCACGGCAGGGTTTTTGCCCGGTTTGCTTCTGGCGTCTACCTTTGGCGCATATATCATGATCCGCAGTGCGCTGAAGCCTGACCTGATCCCCGAGGGCGAAAGGGCCCTGCGGCATATGCCCCTGCGTGAGCGGTTTGCAGCATTGCGCGGTCTTGCCCCTGCGCTGTTCCTGATCCTGTGTGTCCTGGGATCGATGTATGGCGGCCTTGCAACTCCATCAGAGGCGGCAGCACTTGGCGTGGTCGGTGCATTTCTGGTGTCGCTCTACCAGCGGTGTCTGTCGCTGAAGGTGCTACGCGACATCGTGCTCGGCGCAGTCCAGACCTGTTCCGTGATGGGAATCATCATCCTGGGCGCGTCGGTGCTGGGCAATGTAACATCAACACTTGGCATTCCCGCCGCTGTCGCCAATTTCGTCACGGCACTGGACCTTTCCCCGATCGTGCTGATCCTCGCCCTGATCGGTCTTTATCTCGTTCTTGGCACGGCACTGGAAGGCTTTTCCATGATCGCCACGACCTTGCCGGTGGTTTTGCCTCTGGTGGAGGCTGCGGGCTTTGACAAGGTCTGGTTCGGTATCTTCATGGTGCTGGTCGTCGAAATGGCGCAAATAACGCCGCCTGTCGCCTTCAACTTTGCGGTGATCCAAAACATCACCGGACGTAGCACCGGCTATATCGCCAAGGTTACATTCCCGTTCCTGTTGATCATGATCCTGTTTGTGATCCTGTTGGCGCTCTTCCCGCAGATCGTGACCATCATGCCTGATCTGCTGTTGGGTTAG
- a CDS encoding TRAP transporter small permease, producing the protein MALTLLVLADIFLAFFSRYLHFIPSGTGIGWEYSAYLMGAAFLLGAGMTLRAGLQLRVELVMSSSHRIVVRVLEVVSAILGSAVSVTMAVWLFNFTLRTYGYGEVSQESYTPLWVPQAVLTLGASVLAFQMVARLVSALAGHPLENPTLGAASAIE; encoded by the coding sequence GTGGCACTGACCCTTCTTGTGCTGGCGGACATCTTCTTGGCTTTCTTCAGCAGATACCTGCATTTTATACCCTCCGGCACTGGCATCGGTTGGGAATACAGCGCCTATCTGATGGGTGCCGCCTTTCTGCTGGGGGCGGGCATGACCCTGCGGGCGGGCTTGCAGTTGCGGGTTGAACTCGTGATGTCGTCAAGTCACCGCATCGTGGTCCGCGTGCTTGAAGTGGTTTCAGCCATATTGGGGTCTGCGGTCAGTGTCACTATGGCGGTCTGGCTGTTCAATTTCACCCTGCGCACCTATGGCTACGGAGAGGTGTCACAGGAAAGCTATACACCGCTGTGGGTGCCACAGGCGGTGCTGACGCTCGGAGCTTCCGTTCTGGCCTTCCAGATGGTGGCACGCCTGGTCAGCGCATTGGCCGGACATCCACTTGAAAACCCAACGCTCGGGGCCGCTAGCGCCATCGAATAA
- a CDS encoding TRAP transporter substrate-binding protein, with protein sequence MTVFKSFFLGIATAVATASAATAETNLRLSDVLPEGNFMVENARAFAEAVEDATDGEVTITVSAAGALGFKGPDQLGAVRDGLVDMADINISQQVGSNPLFGAEGVPFLVNSMDDLKAYHVFLRPELENLFEQNNQKLLYMVPSPAQYVYLNTMVETIEDFEGIPVRGADKNTVDIISSIGMEGVVMPWGELLPALASGRVKGVATSATSGVDGRFWEFLDYIYATNHTWGSNAVTINLDVWNRISEEDRAAIEEVAAKLEPEFWEVSRAADVSSISKMESEGMTLVPLSDDLMAEIGARAQTVQDEFFSRVPAAKPIADAYLQSRAND encoded by the coding sequence ATGACTGTCTTCAAGTCTTTCTTTCTGGGCATTGCAACAGCCGTTGCCACAGCCAGCGCTGCCACCGCGGAAACCAATCTGCGGCTCTCGGACGTCCTGCCCGAAGGTAACTTCATGGTCGAAAACGCGCGCGCGTTCGCCGAGGCTGTCGAAGATGCCACGGATGGCGAAGTCACTATCACCGTGAGCGCAGCAGGCGCGCTGGGTTTCAAGGGCCCCGATCAGCTGGGTGCCGTGCGTGACGGACTGGTGGACATGGCTGACATCAACATCAGCCAGCAGGTCGGGAGCAACCCGCTTTTCGGTGCCGAAGGTGTTCCGTTCCTGGTCAACTCCATGGACGACCTGAAAGCCTACCATGTCTTCCTGCGCCCGGAGCTTGAAAACCTCTTCGAGCAGAATAACCAAAAGCTGCTCTACATGGTGCCGTCGCCTGCGCAGTACGTTTACCTCAATACAATGGTAGAAACCATCGAGGACTTCGAAGGTATCCCCGTACGTGGCGCTGACAAAAACACGGTCGATATCATCAGCAGTATCGGCATGGAGGGTGTCGTGATGCCTTGGGGTGAGCTGCTGCCCGCATTGGCGTCCGGTCGCGTCAAAGGCGTTGCGACATCTGCTACTTCCGGTGTGGACGGACGTTTCTGGGAATTTCTGGATTACATCTACGCCACCAATCACACCTGGGGGTCGAATGCGGTCACGATAAATCTGGATGTTTGGAACCGGATTTCCGAAGAGGACCGTGCTGCCATCGAAGAAGTCGCCGCCAAGCTGGAGCCTGAGTTCTGGGAAGTGTCGCGCGCTGCAGATGTGAGCAGCATCTCCAAGATGGAGTCCGAAGGCATGACTCTTGTACCGCTATCTGATGACCTGATGGCCGAGATCGGCGCGCGGGCACAGACCGTGCAGGACGAATTCTTCTCACGCGTTCCTGCGGCCAAGCCCATCGCGGATGCCTATCTTCAGTCCCGCGCCAATGACTAA
- a CDS encoding LysR substrate-binding domain-containing protein, whose translation MDIRKLHSFVKIIDIGSITRASAILHIAQPALSQQVAGLESHYGKPLLVRSKRGVVPTEAGKVLYRHAQIILRQMDEVELDIQTASEDIRGTVRVGLAPLGLGSLLAAQLIEKLRRDYPGIMLYINENVGGGAMSELIMTGKMDVALIFYPGAIPSLAFEKISTEELHLVTTSERFDDVDEIAFADAVARKLILPSKIHTLRQVIDTSLVRKGITAHIVAQTESISVLSNALSEGLADTILPLSAAKAVQRRVPEARICPIRRPNMHSNMAVCWSAQLPLSEATLAVQKCLIDLSLQLTR comes from the coding sequence ATGGACATTCGAAAGCTTCACTCCTTCGTCAAGATCATCGATATCGGAAGCATCACTCGCGCCTCTGCTATCCTCCACATCGCGCAGCCGGCGTTGAGCCAGCAGGTTGCCGGGCTCGAATCGCATTATGGCAAGCCATTGCTGGTGCGATCGAAGCGTGGCGTGGTGCCGACCGAAGCAGGCAAGGTGCTCTACCGTCATGCACAGATCATCTTGCGGCAAATGGATGAAGTCGAACTGGATATTCAGACGGCGTCGGAAGACATCCGCGGGACCGTACGTGTCGGTCTTGCTCCGCTTGGACTTGGGTCACTTCTGGCCGCGCAACTGATCGAGAAGCTGCGTCGCGACTATCCAGGAATCATGCTTTACATAAACGAGAATGTCGGCGGCGGCGCGATGAGTGAGCTCATCATGACCGGCAAGATGGACGTTGCGTTGATCTTCTACCCGGGAGCGATCCCCAGCCTGGCCTTTGAAAAAATATCGACAGAGGAACTTCACCTTGTCACGACATCGGAGAGATTCGATGACGTAGACGAGATCGCCTTTGCCGACGCCGTAGCCCGCAAGTTGATCCTGCCGAGCAAGATTCACACACTGCGGCAAGTCATCGACACTTCCTTGGTGCGGAAGGGAATAACGGCCCATATTGTCGCCCAAACTGAATCGATTTCAGTCCTTTCCAACGCGCTGAGCGAAGGTCTGGCGGATACGATCCTGCCGCTGTCGGCTGCGAAGGCCGTGCAGCGGCGTGTACCAGAGGCACGGATATGTCCTATCCGGCGACCGAACATGCACAGCAACATGGCTGTCTGCTGGTCCGCGCAATTACCGCTAAGCGAGGCTACACTCGCGGTGCAGAAATGCCTGATCGACCTGTCTCTGCAGCTAACGCGGTAA
- the gndA gene encoding NADP-dependent phosphogluconate dehydrogenase: MQKAQIGLIGLGVMGANLALNIAEKGFRIAVYNRTSEKTDAFVAEAGELAENIIGCSSLEELANAIEKPRPIILMVQAGEAVDQQIEALKDIIDADDIIIDAGNANFRDTRRRMEALRDSGPRFIGMGVSGGEEGARHGPSIMVGGPREAYDHIKPVLQAIAARYKGEACEAWLGSDGAGHFVKTIHNGIEYADMQMIAEIYGIMRDGAGMAPAEIGKIFERWNKGRLNSYLIEITAKVLGVTDDKTGKPIVDIIVDRAGQKGTGRWSAIESQSLGIPATAIEAAVAARSLSAMKDLRIKAEERFKIETGSIETLDDARIAMLEDALLAGKVIAYAQGFAVMTAASEEFGWDLPLAEVARIWRAGCIIRSQFLDEIASAYEAETEKTDLLMTDAFSDLISRTQGALRKTVAESAVAGLPVPALASALGHFDQFRLGRGTANLIQAQRDFFGAHSFERFDAPGAHHGNWS, encoded by the coding sequence ATGCAGAAAGCACAGATCGGTCTGATCGGCCTTGGGGTCATGGGCGCAAATCTCGCGCTCAACATCGCTGAAAAGGGTTTTCGCATCGCGGTCTACAACCGTACCAGCGAAAAGACGGATGCATTTGTCGCGGAAGCCGGCGAACTCGCCGAGAACATCATCGGCTGTTCCAGCCTTGAAGAACTTGCAAATGCCATCGAGAAGCCACGTCCGATCATCCTGATGGTGCAGGCCGGCGAGGCCGTCGATCAGCAGATCGAGGCGCTGAAAGACATCATCGACGCCGACGACATCATCATCGATGCCGGCAATGCCAATTTCCGCGACACGCGTCGACGCATGGAAGCGCTGCGCGACAGCGGTCCCCGCTTCATCGGCATGGGTGTCTCCGGCGGTGAGGAAGGCGCGCGTCACGGTCCTTCCATCATGGTTGGCGGTCCGCGAGAAGCCTATGACCACATCAAGCCGGTTCTTCAGGCGATTGCCGCACGCTACAAGGGCGAAGCCTGCGAGGCATGGCTCGGCTCCGATGGTGCGGGACATTTCGTTAAGACGATCCACAACGGCATTGAATATGCCGACATGCAGATGATCGCCGAAATCTACGGCATCATGCGCGATGGCGCAGGCATGGCACCGGCCGAAATCGGCAAGATCTTCGAGCGCTGGAACAAGGGGCGCCTGAACTCCTATCTGATCGAGATCACGGCAAAGGTTCTGGGTGTCACGGACGACAAGACCGGCAAGCCCATCGTCGACATCATCGTGGACCGCGCGGGACAGAAAGGCACGGGCCGCTGGTCTGCCATCGAATCGCAGTCGCTTGGCATCCCCGCGACCGCAATCGAAGCCGCTGTTGCAGCCCGCAGCCTCTCGGCCATGAAAGATCTGCGCATCAAGGCCGAAGAGCGCTTCAAGATTGAAACCGGTTCCATCGAGACTTTGGATGACGCCCGCATCGCGATGCTGGAAGACGCGCTTCTGGCAGGCAAGGTCATCGCCTATGCGCAGGGATTTGCGGTCATGACGGCTGCATCGGAAGAGTTCGGCTGGGATCTGCCGCTGGCGGAAGTCGCGCGCATCTGGCGCGCCGGCTGCATCATCCGTTCGCAGTTCCTTGACGAGATCGCCAGCGCCTATGAGGCGGAGACGGAAAAGACCGATCTTCTGATGACGGATGCCTTCTCCGACCTCATCAGCCGCACCCAGGGCGCGCTGCGCAAGACGGTGGCCGAAAGTGCTGTTGCCGGTCTGCCGGTCCCCGCCCTTGCCTCCGCGCTCGGTCACTTCGACCAGTTCCGGCTCGGTCGCGGTACCGCCAATCTTATCCAGGCCCAGCGCGACTTCTTCGGAGCCCACAGCTTCGAGCGTTTCGACGCACCGGGCGCGCATCACGGCAACTGGTCTTGA